Below is a window of Geomonas oryzisoli DNA.
CGGAGGAGATCAACTACCGCCGCTTCTTCGACATCAACGCCCTGGCGGCGATCCGCATGGAGGACCAGGCGGTCTACGACCTCACCCACACCCTGCTCTTCAGGCTGATCCGGGAGCGGAAGGTGACCGGGGTGCGCATCGACCACGTGGACGGTTTGTACGACCCGGTCTCCTACCTGCAGAACCTGCAAAAGAGCGCGTACCTGCTGCTGTGCGGCTGCGAGCCGGGGGGCGAGGGGGGCAATGGCGCCGAGGCGGAGTACTTCGCCGGACTGGAACAGGACCCCTTTTACCAGCCGCTCTACGCGGTGGTGGAGAAGATCCTGATGAAGGGGGAGCAGCTCCCCGAGCAGTGGCCGGTGGCCGGCACCACCGGGTACGAGTTCCTGAACAGCGTGAACGGCATCTTCGTCGATACTGAGGCCGCCAAGCAGTTCGACCGCATCTACGACCGCTTCGTCAAGCGGGCCTCCGACTTCACCGAGATCGTCTACGAAAAGAAAAAGCTGGTGATGCAGGTCTCGCTCTCGGGTGAGGTGAACATGCTGGCGCACCAGCTGAACAACATCGCCGAGCAGGACCGGCTCACCCGCGATTTCACCCTGAACAGCCTGGTCCGCGCCATCAGCGAGGTGATCGCCTGCTTCCCGGTGTACCGCACCTACGCCAATTCCGCCTCGGTGCGCGACAAGGACGTGCAGTACATCGAGGCGGCGGTGTCCAAGGCCAAGCGCAGGAACCCCGCCATCAGCGGCTCCGTCTTCGACTTCGTACGGGACGTGCTTCTTCTGAAGGCGCCGGAGCGGGCCGGCGAGGAGAGTCGCCGCGCCTGGCTCTATTTCGCCATGCGCTTCCAGCAGATCACCGGGCCGGTCATGGCCAAGGGGCTGGAGGACACCGCCTTCTACGTCTATCACCGGCTCATCTCGCTCAACGACGTCGGGGGGATGCCCGGCAAGTTCGGCACCACGCTGGAGGCCTTCCACGGGCAGAACCTGGAGCGCAACAAGAACTTCCCCCATGCCATGGTCACCACCTCGACCCACGACTCCAAGCGCGGCGAGGACGTGCGCACCCGGATCGACGCCCTCTCCGAGCTCCCGGAACTCTGGCAGAAGTCGGTGGTGCGCTGGAGCCGGACCAACAAGGGGCGGGGGAGCCTGATTGAAAACCAGAGGGTCCCGGACCGCAACGAGGAATACCTGATTTACCAGACCCTGCTGGGCGCCTGGCCCGCGGGGGAGATGGACCAGGCGGGGTACGACAGCTTCAGGGGGAGGATCCGCGACTACGTGATCAAGGCGCTGCGGGAGGCGAAGGTCAACAGCAGCTGGGTGAGCCCCAACAGCGCCTATGAGGAGGCGGTGCTGGGTTTCCTGGACGGCATCCTGGAGCAGTCGCCGGGGAACCCGTTCCTGCGCGAGTTTCAGCCGCTGCAACGGCGGGTCTCGCGTTGCGGCCTGTTCAGCTCCCTGTCCCAGACCCTTCTTAAGATGACTGCCCCGGGGGTGCCGGACTTCTACCAGGGGACGGAGCTGATCGAGTTCACCCTGGTCGATCCGGACAACCGGCGCCAGGTCGATTACGCCGCCAGGAAGGAGGCGCTGCGCGAGATAAAGGAGCGCGAGGCCGAGATCGGCGCGCAGCCCCTATGCCGGGAGCTCCTGGAACGAAGCGAAGACGGCAGGATCAAGCTCTTCCTGATCTACCGGGTGCTGAACTACCGCCGTCGGCACCGGGATCCCTTCGATTCCGGAGAGTACCTGCCGCTCGAGGCCAAGGGGGCACGCGAGCGGCACGTCTGCGCCTTCGCCCGGAAGGGAAGC
It encodes the following:
- a CDS encoding malto-oligosyltrehalose synthase is translated as MEPNLPEARIPSATYRLQFNAGFTFADATGIIAYLDDLGISDVYASSYLAAKEGSVHGYDVVNQTILNREVGDEQGHQVMVDELSRHGMGHILDFVPNHMCIESGDNIWWMDVLENGMSSPFARFFDIDWEPVKKELTGKVLLPLLGDQYGKVLEGGGLQLLFRDGAFFVQCYSLQIPIEPRSYLRILQYRLDMLKERFPPEASPVQEFLSIETALQHLPPPTEQDPEKMGERHREKEIIKKRLWQLCQDAPEVTEFIAENVRIFNGAKGEPGSFDSLDQLLRDQVYRLSYWRVATEEINYRRFFDINALAAIRMEDQAVYDLTHTLLFRLIRERKVTGVRIDHVDGLYDPVSYLQNLQKSAYLLLCGCEPGGEGGNGAEAEYFAGLEQDPFYQPLYAVVEKILMKGEQLPEQWPVAGTTGYEFLNSVNGIFVDTEAAKQFDRIYDRFVKRASDFTEIVYEKKKLVMQVSLSGEVNMLAHQLNNIAEQDRLTRDFTLNSLVRAISEVIACFPVYRTYANSASVRDKDVQYIEAAVSKAKRRNPAISGSVFDFVRDVLLLKAPERAGEESRRAWLYFAMRFQQITGPVMAKGLEDTAFYVYHRLISLNDVGGMPGKFGTTLEAFHGQNLERNKNFPHAMVTTSTHDSKRGEDVRTRIDALSELPELWQKSVVRWSRTNKGRGSLIENQRVPDRNEEYLIYQTLLGAWPAGEMDQAGYDSFRGRIRDYVIKALREAKVNSSWVSPNSAYEEAVLGFLDGILEQSPGNPFLREFQPLQRRVSRCGLFSSLSQTLLKMTAPGVPDFYQGTELIEFTLVDPDNRRQVDYAARKEALREIKEREAEIGAQPLCRELLERSEDGRIKLFLIYRVLNYRRRHRDPFDSGEYLPLEAKGARERHVCAFARKGSESTLIVAAARLVAGLMPDEGSTPLGAAWQDTVLLVPEGCGERFSNIVNDQQVEAERCDGRLAIPLAALFSDVSVALLEPV